One genomic window of Trichomycterus rosablanca isolate fTriRos1 chromosome 1, fTriRos1.hap1, whole genome shotgun sequence includes the following:
- the acsl1b gene encoding long-chain-fatty-acid--CoA ligase 1b: MQAQELLKHLRVPELTEVRDYIRNLSTGTLVGVGAFAALTTFWYTTRPKALKPPCDLRMQSVEVPGGELARRSVLVDADKLLSFYYDDATTMYEAFTRGLRESNNGPCLGFRKPKQPYEWLSYSEVAERAENLGSFLLHKGHSKDKDQFIGIFSQNRPEWTISELACYTYSLVSAPLYDTLGNEAIDYIINKTDTSTVVCDVAEKASLLLDSVEGKPHTLKTLILMEEFDSELVARGQKCNIEIISLKDAEALGKAHRQQPTPPKSDDLAIICFTSGTTGNPKGAMLTHRNILSNVSAFIKITETSCPLTSSDSHISYLPLAHMFERVVQGVMLIHGGRIGYFQGDIRVLMNDLTALRPTVFPVVPRLLNRMFDKIFGQANTPLKKWILGYAFKRKEAEMMSGIIRRNSIWDKLIFKKVQASVGGNVRLMLTGAAPVSAHVLSFLRAALGCQFYEGYGQTECTAGCAVTLTGDWTGGHVGPPLPCNLIKLVDVAEMNYLAVNGEGEVCVKGPSVFKGYLKDPEKTEEAIDKDGWLHTGDIGRWLPNGTLKIVDRKKHIFKLAQGEYIAPEKIENIYIHSEAVVQAFVHGDSLQACLVAIIVPDPDFLPVWANKKGFHGSYEELCSNKDVKNAILEDIVKLGKESGLKSFEQVKDIALHAEMFSIQNGLLTPTLKAKRTELRNHFRQQIDQLYSTIKM, encoded by the exons ATGCAGGCCCAGGAGCTGTTGAAGCACCTGCGCGTGCCTGAGCTGACTGAAGTAAGGGATTACATCCGCAACCTGTCCACTGGCACTCTGGTGGGCGTGGGGGCCTTTGCAGCCCTTACCACCTTCTGGTACACCACACGGCCCAAAGCCCTCAAACCACCATGCGACCTGCGCATGCAGTCCGTCGAGGTGCCG GGAGGAGAGTTGGCGCGACGTTCAGTGCTAGTGGATGCTGACAAGCTTTTGTCATTTTACTATGACGATGCTACGACGATGTACGAGGCCTTCACGAGGGGCCTGCGGGAATCAA ATAATGGGCCTTGCCTCGGGTTCAGAAAGCCAAAGCAGCCTTATGAATGGCTGTCCTATTCAGAG GTTGCAGAGAGAGCTGAGAACCTGGGCTCCTTCCTGCTGCACAAAGGCCACTCCAAAGACAAAGACCAGTTCATTGGCATCTTCTCTCAGAACAGACCCGAG TGGACTATCTCAGAGTTGGCTTGCTACACATACTCGCTGGTATCGGCGCCTCTTTATGACACACTGGGAAACGAAGCCATTGATTACATCATTAATAAAA ccgATACCTCCACAGTGGTGTGTGATGTGGCAGAGAAGGCCTCTTTGCTGCTGGACTCTGTAGAGGGCAAACCGCACACACTGAAAACACTGATTCTGATGGAAGAGTTTGACTCTGAGTTGGTGGCTCGAGGGCAGAAGTGCAACATAGAGATTATCAGTCTCAAGGATGCAGAG GCTCTTGGTAAAGCACACAGACAGCAGCCGACA CCTCCTAAATCGGATGACTTGGCTATTATTTGCTTTACCAGTGGAACGACAG GAAACCCGAAGGGGGCGATGCTCACCCACAGAAACATTTTGTCCAACGTCTCAGCCTTTATCAAGATTACAGAG ACCAGCTGTCCTCTCACTTCCAGTGACTCACACATCTCATACCTTCCTCTAGCACACATGTTTGAGCGAGTGGTACAG GGTGTGATGCTGATTCACGGGGGTCGTATTGGTTATTTTCAAGGCGATATCCGTGTGCTGATGAACGATCTTACAGCTCTGCGGCCTACTGTCTTCCCAGTCGTGCCCCGTTTGCTCAACAGAATGTTTGATAAG ATCTTTGGGCAGGCTAACACTCCTTTAAAGAAGTGGATTCTGGGATATGCCTTCAAGAGGAAGGAGGCTGAGATGATGAGTGGAATCATCAGGCGAAACAGTATATGGGACAAACTCATTTTTAAGAAAGTCCAG GCCAGTGTTGGAGGTAACGTGCGCTTGATGCTCACCGGTGCTGCTCCAGTCTCTGCTCATGTACTCTCCTTCCTACGTGCTGCTCTGGGCTGCCAG TTTTATGAAGGTTATGGACAAACCGAGTGCACAGCTGGCTGCGCGGTCACGCTGACAGGAGACTGGACAGGAG gCCACGTTGGACCTCCTCTGCCCTGCAACTTGATCAAGCTAGTGGACGTTGCTGAGATGAATTACCTAGCTGTCAATGGAGAGGGAGAGGTGTGTGTAAAGGGGCCCAGTGTGTTCAAAGGATACCTTAAAGACCCAGAGAAGACCGAGGAGGCCATTGATAAGGATGGCTGGCTTCACACAGGAGACATTGGAAGATGGCTTCCG AACGGCACACTGAAGATTGTGGACCGTAAAAAGCACATCTTTAAGTTGGCACAGGGAGAATACATCGCCCCGGAAAAGATCGAAAACATTTACATCCATAGTGAAGCTGTTGTTCAGGCCTTTGTGCATGGAGACAGCCTACAG GCCTGTTTGGTAGCGATCATTGTTCCTGACCCAGACTTCCTGCCTGTTTGGGCCAATAAGAAAGGATTTCACGGCTCTTATGAGGAGCTCTGCAGCAACAAG GATGTGAAAAATGCCATTTTGGAGGACATCGTTAAATTGGGCAAAGAAAGTGGACTGAAGTCCTTTGAACAA